GCGCACGACCTGCAGCATGGTGCTCTTGCCGCAGCCGGAAGGGCCGATGATCGCGGAGACCTTGCCGGCCTCGAAGCGGCAGGTGAGGGCGTCCAGGGCGAGCGTCGAGCCGCCCGACCGCGAGGGGAAGGTCAGCGACAGGTTCTCGCAGCGGATGTCGGTGCGGGCGGCCACCGCGGGTGCTCTATCGGCTCAGAGGAAGGGGTTCTCTTTGGCGAGGCGCGCCGCGGCCTCCTCGGCGACGGAGAGGTCGAAGAGCGCCTCCTCGGTCGGCACCGGGCCGGAGATCAGCTTCATCGTGTCGACCCAGAAGGCGGCCTGGTCCATGCACGACTTCACGTTCGGCATGCCGTCCTTGTCGTAGCCGGTCCAGCGCGGGGCGGCACGTTCCACGAGCGGGGCGGGAACCTTGGTCGCCTCGGAGATGATGGCGATCACCTCGGGGTCCTTCGATTCGGCGGCGGCCACGAATTCGCGCGCGGCCTGGATGTGCGCCATCGCGTAGCGCACTGCCGTCTCGCGGTCCTCGTCGAGGAAGGCCTCGGGCATGGCGAAGCAGCCGAGCTGGGCGCCGGGGTCGATCTCGTAGCCGGCGCCGATGATCTTGCCGACCTCGTTCTTCTCCGCGAGGAAGGCGAGCGGCACGGGGATCTGCGCCACGTCGGTGAGGCCGGTGCCGAGGCTCTTGACGATGTCGGGGTAGGTGAGGCCGGCGCGGAAGGCGGCCTTCGTCGGGTCGAGGCCGGCGTTCTGCAGCCCGCGGGCGAGCAGGTACTGGTCGATGCCGCCGGGCGCCTGGATGGTGAACTTGGCCCCCTCCAGCATGTCGAACTTGTCGATTGAGGTCAGGCCCGCCTCGTACATCTTGTTGGAGGCGACGATCGTCATCGAGCCGAGGCCGACCATCTCGCTGCCCCGGTCGAGGACGAGCTTGTAGTTCGCGCCCTTCGACACGGCGTTGATGAGGCCGGCGTTGATGGTGGCGACCGTGGCGTCGAGCTCGCCGGCGACGAGGGCGGGCACCGCGAGCGCGCCGTCCATGAAGGTCTGCGGCTCGACCTTGATGTCGACGGCGTCGAAGTAGCCCTTCGCCATCGCGATGAAGAACGGCCCGGAGGAGATGAACGGCACGACGCCGATGCGCAGCGTGCCGGACTGGGCGCGGGCGCGCCGGGTGAAGCTCGTGAGGGCGAGGGCGCTGCCGGCCGAGGCAGCAACGAACTGTCGACGGTTCAGGGACATCAGCGCCTCACCTTGCTCGCGATTTCTGGCAATCGTTTGCCAACTTGTCGACGATACGACTTCGCCACCGGCTGGCAAGCGCTTCAGTGCCGATGCAAATAATTCGCGCAGTTTTACCTGTCGCCGTCGCGTTTCTGTTCAGCGGGTGCCGCGTTCGTTGGCGATGCCGTCGTCACCGCGATCTTCAGCTGGCGGGCGACCAGGGTCGCGACGAGGAGGCCGACGCCGGCGACGAGGTAGGCGACCGTGAGGCCGGCGGCGTCCGTGACGAGGCCGGCGAGCGCGCTGCCCGTCGCCATCGAGCCGAAGATCGCGATGAGGTAGAGCGCCGTGCCGCGGCCCCGGACCCACGTCGGCAGACGCAGCTGCGCGGCGAGGTGGATCGACGAGAACGCGATCAGCCATGCGAACCCCAGCGCCGCCTGCAGCCCCGCGAAGACGGCGGGGTGGCCGGCGAGCGGCACGAGGCAGAGCGCCGCCGCCGCGACCAGTCCGGCAAGGCGCATCAGCCCGTCGAGGTCGAGCCGTCGCCGCAAGGCGCCGAGGATGCGCCATCCCGTGACCGCGCCGACGCCGGCGGACCCCACCATCAGTCCGAGCATCCCGCCGTTGCCGTCGAGCCGCTCGGCCACGACCACCGGCGCCAGCGCCCAGAAGCTCGCCGCGAAGAAGAAGAAGGTCGTCGCCTTCAGCGCCACGACCTGCAGCGGTCGCTCGCTGGCGACGTACCGCGCGCCGCCCGCCAGCGCCGGCCAGAACCCTTCGCTGGCCGCCGGGCGGGCGCTCGCCCTGAGGCCCACGGCGCCGAACGTCGCGGCGACGGCGGCGAAGAACGCCGCGTTGAGTGCGAACGCCGCCGGCGGTCCCGCCCAGGCCAGCACGAACCCCGCCGTCACCGGGCCGATCGACCGGGCGATGTTGATCCCGAGGCTGTTGAGGGCGAGTGCGCCGGGGAGCCGCTCGCCGCGGATCAGCTCCGGCGTCATCGCCTGCCAGGCGGGGGTGGTGAGGGCGTTGCCGCACCCGTTCGCGAGACTGACGGCCAGCACCAGCATCGGCCCCGCGAACCCCGCCGCGGCCACCCCGGCCAGCGTGGCCGAGACGACCGACAGCACCGCCGCGACGATCATGATGATGCGCGCCCGCCCGTAGAGGTCGGCGAGCGTGCCGCCCGGCAGCGCCAGAAGGAAGAACGGTGCGGTCGCCGCGGTCTGTGCCAGCGCGACGAGGCTCGCGGCCCCGCCGGCTGCGGTGATCACCCAGGCGGCGCTGACGTCGTGGACGAGAAAGCCCGCCTGAAGCCCGACCGCGGCGCCCCACAGGGGCAGGAACACGCGGCGGTAGACCGCGCGCTGCGGGTCGTCCGCCACCCCCTGCGGCGCCGCCGCCGGCGTCTCGCCGGGTGGGGACGACTCGGGTCGGGCCGAGGCGCCCGGGCTGCCGCCCGGCATCCACCGCGCACCTGAGGAGAGGCGAGGGGTCTCCAATGTCATCGCTGTCCTCTCGGGTCCGGAGGGCGCCCCGCGGGGCAGCGCATGCCGCGCGCACGGGTCGCGCCGCGCGACGACGAACAGGCATGTTTGTGCAATCCATTGCGCAACTTCGCCGCCTTGTCCATTGTGAGCGGATCGCGGCATGACCGGCCGCAGCAAACGGAGGACCCCGGTTGGCGCGACGCCCCAGGCTCATCGACATCGCCAAGGCGGCCGGCGTGCACCCGTCCACGGCCTCGCGCGCGCTCGACCCCAAGCTCGAGGGGCGCCTGTCGAAGGAGGTGGTCCGCCGCGTGCGCCGCGCCGCGCAGGAGCTCGGCTACAGCCGCAACGCCCTCGCCGCGAGCCTGCGCACCCAGTCGAGCCGCACCGTCGGCGTCATCGTCCCGGACCTCGCCAACACGATGTTCCCGGCGATGTTCCAGGGCATCGAGCGGCGCCTCAGCCTCGCCGGCTACTGCGCACTCCTCGCCACCTCCGACTTCCGCGCCGAAAAGGCCCGGCAGGCGATCGACACCTTCCTCGACCGCCGCATCGACGGCCTCGTCATCGCCTCCGCCGACCTGACGGAGGCGGCCGACCTCGCGGCCCTCGGTGCGAAGGTTCCCACCGTCCTCCTCAACCGCGAGATCGCCGACAGCGGCCTCAGCGCCGTCGTCGCCGACGACGAGCGAGGCATCGCCATGGCCTTCGCCCACCTCGTGGAGCTCGGCCATCGCCGCATCGTCCATCTCGCCGGTCCGCAGAACACCTCGACGGGCGTGACGCGCCGCGCCGCCTTCCTCGCTGCCGCCGACCGCCACGGGATCGCCGCCGATCCCGCCGCGATGCCCACGGCGAACGCCTTCACCGAAGGCGAAGGCTACCGGCTCACCCGGGCGCTGCTCGCCGACGGACCGCCGCCCGAGGCGCTGCTCGCCGCCAACGACTGGCTCGCCATCGGCGCGCGGCAGGCGCTGTTCGAGGCCGGCATCTCCTGCCCGCAGGACGTCTCGCTCACCGGCTACAACGACATGCCGTTCGCCGACCGGATCGCCCCGCCGCTGACCACCGTGCGAATCCCGCACGACCACATGGGCGCCGAGGCCGCCGACCAGCTCCTCGCGCTGATCGCCGATCCTGCCCGCCCGTCGCGCCGCGCGGTCATGGCACCAACCCTTATCGTGCGAAGCTCGACCGCCCCCCGCGCCGCCGCCGGAGCCTGAATATCGACGCATGCCGGCCCTGTCGGGCACGGAATAATGCCAAGGTCGAACTTATGGAGACTGCTGCGCGACTGACAATCGCCTCATTGCCTGCCCACAATCGCGACACGGTGCCGCACAGAACGGCACCGGCAGGGAGGACAGACATGAACGATACGACCTTGAGCCGGCGCCAGGCGCTCGGCGCACTGGGGGCCGGCGCGGCGACCGTCGCCTTCGCCGGACGGGCGATCGCCCAGGAATCGGCCGGCCCCGCCGCGCCGCCGACCACGATCACCCAGCCGCCCCGTTCCTTCGCGCCGGACGCGCCGCCCAACGTCTACTTCTGGGATCCGGACATCATCGGCGTCGACGACCGCTTCTGGGGCGTGATGCAGCCCAACGCGCCGATCCAGCGGCTGTGGACGGGGTCGCTATGGGCCGAAGGCCCGGCCTGGAACGCCGTCGGCAAGTTCCTCGTCTGGTCCGACATCCCCAACAACCGGCAGATGCGCTACCTGTCCGAGGACGGGCACGTCTCGGTCTTCCGCCAGCCGTCGAACAACTCCAACGGCAATACGTTCGACTTCCAGGGCCGGCAGCTCTCCTGCGAGCACCTGACGCGCCGCGTCGTGCGCTACGAGCTCGACGGCTCCATCACGGTCCTCGCCGATTCGTTCGAGGGCAAGCCGCTCAACTCCCCCAACGACGTCGTCGCCCACCCGGACGGGTCCTACTTCTTCACCGACCCGCCGTACGGCGGCCAGCTCTACGAGGGCACGCCAGACGCGGCCGGCGGGCCGTCCAACCCCGACGGCCTCCTCAACAACCGCGTCGGCCAGCCCGCCGGAATCGGCACGAAGAAGCGCGAGATGGAGACCGCCACCTACCGGATCGCCCCGGACGGCAAGATCACCCGCGTCGTCGGCGAGGACAAGGTGCCCGACCCGAACGGCCTGTGCCTGTCGCCGGACGGCAAGAAGCTCTACATCGCCTCCACCGGCAAGGGTCCCGGCGATACCGGGCCGGGCGGTCAGGGCAAGGTGTTCGTCGGCGACATCGCCGAAGACGGCAGCGTCTCGAACGTCAAGGAGTTCTCCGACTTCATGATCGACGGGGTGAAGTGTGGCCCCGACGGCGTGCGCTGCGACGTCAACGGCAACGTCTGGTGCTCGTCCAACGCGGGACGCGCCGTCGGCTACTCCGGCGCCACGGTCTGGTCGGCGGACGGCGACCTGCTGGGACGCATCCGCCTGCCGGAGATCTGCGGCAACCTCACCTTCGGCGGGCCGAAGCGCAACCGCCTGTTCATGGCCGCGAGCCAGTCGCTCTATGCGGTGTACACCTCGACCCAGGGTTCCGCGCCCGCCTGACGGGTCCGCTCAGAGCGGCGCCGGGGCGGCTTCGATCACCGCCCCGGCGTGACGCTCGGCCCTCGCCGCGAGCAGCGCATGGGCGGCCTCGAGGCACTGCTGGCGGATCTCGCCGACGGCGGTGATCTCCCACAGCACCCCGCGCGCCAGCGGCCCGAGCGCGAAAAGCCCGTGCTCCACCCTGCCGGCCGCATTGAAGCACCGGCCGGCAGGATCGACGTCGAGACCCAGCCCGAGCGGGCCCGGTGCGGCGAGTCCGCCGTCCACGAGCGAGGCCGGCAGCGTTCCCCGCTCGCGCGTCACGTCGAGATCGACGCCGGCGCAGTCCATGACATGGTCGAACGAGCGGACCGTCGTCACGCGTCGCCCGCGCCGCCGGTAGCGCACCACGAGGCCCGCCTCGCCGCGCTCGATGCTCTCGTACCTCGCCGCCAGCACCTCGAGCCGCTCGGTCGCGATCAGCGCCGCGATCTCCGCCGCCACCTGCGGCGCCATGCGATGGCGGTGCGTATCCCAGTAGGGGCGCAGGTGGCGGATGGCGCGGCGCTTCTCCTCGGTGCTGAGCCCGTTCCAGACGCGCTGGATATGCGGGCGCAGCCCGTCGAGCACCGCGCGCCAGTCGCAGCCTCGCGACTGGGCGGCCCTCACCGCGGAGCGCACGGCGCGCAGCAGCGGAAGCAGTCGCGGCCGCGCCTCCGCGACGGAGACGCTGACCGGCTGCGCGCGCTGCGGCAGATGCGGCAGGTGAAGCCGTCCGCGCCGGGAAACGGCGGTGATCGGCCCCCGGTGCCCGCGCCCCACCAGCGTCAGGACCCGGTCGACCATCGTCAGTCCGGTCCCGACGAGGAGCACCCTGTCGTCCCGCCCGATCGATGCCGCGTCGTCGGTCCATATCGTGCCGCCGGATGGCCTGCCGGTGCCCGCCAGCGACCGGGGATGCCCGGTACAGATGGCGACGGCGTCCGCCGAAAGCGCGCCCCCCTGGCGCAGCCGGAGCCGGAAGCCCGAGCCGAGCCGGTCGACATCCACCACCTCGTCCGGCACCCGCCGCAGCCCTGCGCAGGCGGTCGCCTCGGCACGGTCGAGCGATTCGCCCAGATACCGGCCGTAGAGCTCGCGTGGGATGAAGCTGTCGGCGTCGTACGGTGCGGCGGATGCGGCGGGCTGGCGGGCAAGCCAGCGGGTCAGGTGGTCCGGCTGGTCGGCCCGCACGCTCATCCGCCCGGCCGCGACGTTGAGGAGATGGCGCGGGTCGTCGGTGGAATAGGCGAGGCCGCGTCCATAGACCCCGCGCGGCTCGATGAGGACGAGCGTCGTCCCCGCCGGGGCGCGATCCAGCAGAGCGATCGCGAGGGCCGTCCCCGTAAATCCAGCACCGACGATGGCGATCTTCATAAACCTCTCCATTCAAGACGAGGCGGCCCACGGGGCGCGCCGGCGACCGGCTCAGCATGGCATACACCGATATCTCGATCTAGCTGATAGAGTATATTGACATATGCGACAGGCCGCATCAGCATGCCCCCGTGCCGCCCCTCGGCGGGCGACCGCGAAGAAAGGACGAGTCATGAACCGACTACGCCCCACCGGCTTTGCCGTGAGCGCACTTGCGCTCGCCTCCCTGCCTGCCGTCGCCGACGTGTCACGGACCGCTGACGGCTTTCCCAACCGGCCCATCACCCTCGTCGTGCCCTACGGTGCCGGCGGCGGATCGGACCAGCTCGCCCGTGCCTGGGGCGCGGCGGCCGAACGCGCCGCGGGCGTCCCGTTCGTCGTCGTGAACAAGCCCGGCGGCGGCGGCATGGCCGCGGTACCGGACTTCATGTCCGCCCCCAGGGACGGCTACACGGTGCTGGAATCCATCGACGACGCCGTCACCAACTTCGTCTCCGGCAAGCTGCGGGAGGACCCGGCCGCGGATTGGGCGCCGATCTGCCTGACGCAGATCACCTTCAGCCAGCTCTACGTGCGCGCCGACGACGAACGCTTCCCCGACTTCGCCAGCCTGCTCGCCTATACGAGGGCGCACCCGGGCGCGGTGACGGTCGCCAACGTCGGCAACCTCGGCTCCATGGAGCGGGTCAACATGGCGATGCTGGAGCGCGCCCTCGACTTCGAGACGCGCCAGATCGCCTTCGACAATCCGGCCGAGCGTTACGCCGCGGTCCTCGGCGGCCAGGTCGACGTCCTGTTCGAGCAACCGGGCGACGTCTCAGCCTACCTCGACGCCGGGCAGCTCAAGCCCGTCCTGACCTTCCTCGAGGATCGGCCCGAGGCCTTCGCGGACGTCCCGACCGCTACCGAGGCCGGCCTCGATGCCGAGCCGCTGCTGCGCTTCCGCGGGTTCTGGACGCATCCGGCCGTCGCCGAGGAGCGGCGCGATTTCCTCGGCACGGTCTGCGACGAGGCTTTCCGGTCCGACGCCTTCCAGGCCTTCAACGCCGAGAGCTACATGCACGTCATCGACAGCTACCGCGACGCCGACGGCGCCCGCGCGCTCATCAACACCTCCGCCGAGACCTACCGGGAGATCTACAAGACTCTCGGCCTGATCGACTGACCGGCGACCGGACAAAGCCATGACACAACACGGATTCGGGTCACTCCACCGTTCGACGGTGGCGGCGAAGGGGGCGGAGTGCGCCCTCTGGCTCGCGATCGCCGC
Above is a genomic segment from Acuticoccus sediminis containing:
- a CDS encoding ABC transporter substrate-binding protein: MSLNRRQFVAASAGSALALTSFTRRARAQSGTLRIGVVPFISSGPFFIAMAKGYFDAVDIKVEPQTFMDGALAVPALVAGELDATVATINAGLINAVSKGANYKLVLDRGSEMVGLGSMTIVASNKMYEAGLTSIDKFDMLEGAKFTIQAPGGIDQYLLARGLQNAGLDPTKAAFRAGLTYPDIVKSLGTGLTDVAQIPVPLAFLAEKNEVGKIIGAGYEIDPGAQLGCFAMPEAFLDEDRETAVRYAMAHIQAAREFVAAAESKDPEVIAIISEATKVPAPLVERAAPRWTGYDKDGMPNVKSCMDQAAFWVDTMKLISGPVPTEEALFDLSVAEEAAARLAKENPFL
- a CDS encoding MFS transporter: MTLETPRLSSGARWMPGGSPGASARPESSPPGETPAAAPQGVADDPQRAVYRRVFLPLWGAAVGLQAGFLVHDVSAAWVITAAGGAASLVALAQTAATAPFFLLALPGGTLADLYGRARIIMIVAAVLSVVSATLAGVAAAGFAGPMLVLAVSLANGCGNALTTPAWQAMTPELIRGERLPGALALNSLGINIARSIGPVTAGFVLAWAGPPAAFALNAAFFAAVAATFGAVGLRASARPAASEGFWPALAGGARYVASERPLQVVALKATTFFFFAASFWALAPVVVAERLDGNGGMLGLMVGSAGVGAVTGWRILGALRRRLDLDGLMRLAGLVAAAALCLVPLAGHPAVFAGLQAALGFAWLIAFSSIHLAAQLRLPTWVRGRGTALYLIAIFGSMATGSALAGLVTDAAGLTVAYLVAGVGLLVATLVARQLKIAVTTASPTNAAPAEQKRDGDR
- a CDS encoding LacI family DNA-binding transcriptional regulator, producing the protein MARRPRLIDIAKAAGVHPSTASRALDPKLEGRLSKEVVRRVRRAAQELGYSRNALAASLRTQSSRTVGVIVPDLANTMFPAMFQGIERRLSLAGYCALLATSDFRAEKARQAIDTFLDRRIDGLVIASADLTEAADLAALGAKVPTVLLNREIADSGLSAVVADDERGIAMAFAHLVELGHRRIVHLAGPQNTSTGVTRRAAFLAAADRHGIAADPAAMPTANAFTEGEGYRLTRALLADGPPPEALLAANDWLAIGARQALFEAGISCPQDVSLTGYNDMPFADRIAPPLTTVRIPHDHMGAEAADQLLALIADPARPSRRAVMAPTLIVRSSTAPRAAAGA
- a CDS encoding SMP-30/gluconolactonase/LRE family protein, producing the protein MNDTTLSRRQALGALGAGAATVAFAGRAIAQESAGPAAPPTTITQPPRSFAPDAPPNVYFWDPDIIGVDDRFWGVMQPNAPIQRLWTGSLWAEGPAWNAVGKFLVWSDIPNNRQMRYLSEDGHVSVFRQPSNNSNGNTFDFQGRQLSCEHLTRRVVRYELDGSITVLADSFEGKPLNSPNDVVAHPDGSYFFTDPPYGGQLYEGTPDAAGGPSNPDGLLNNRVGQPAGIGTKKREMETATYRIAPDGKITRVVGEDKVPDPNGLCLSPDGKKLYIASTGKGPGDTGPGGQGKVFVGDIAEDGSVSNVKEFSDFMIDGVKCGPDGVRCDVNGNVWCSSNAGRAVGYSGATVWSADGDLLGRIRLPEICGNLTFGGPKRNRLFMAASQSLYAVYTSTQGSAPA
- a CDS encoding FAD/NAD(P)-binding protein: MKIAIVGAGFTGTALAIALLDRAPAGTTLVLIEPRGVYGRGLAYSTDDPRHLLNVAAGRMSVRADQPDHLTRWLARQPAASAAPYDADSFIPRELYGRYLGESLDRAEATACAGLRRVPDEVVDVDRLGSGFRLRLRQGGALSADAVAICTGHPRSLAGTGRPSGGTIWTDDAASIGRDDRVLLVGTGLTMVDRVLTLVGRGHRGPITAVSRRGRLHLPHLPQRAQPVSVSVAEARPRLLPLLRAVRSAVRAAQSRGCDWRAVLDGLRPHIQRVWNGLSTEEKRRAIRHLRPYWDTHRHRMAPQVAAEIAALIATERLEVLAARYESIERGEAGLVVRYRRRGRRVTTVRSFDHVMDCAGVDLDVTRERGTLPASLVDGGLAAPGPLGLGLDVDPAGRCFNAAGRVEHGLFALGPLARGVLWEITAVGEIRQQCLEAAHALLAARAERHAGAVIEAAPAPL
- a CDS encoding Bug family tripartite tricarboxylate transporter substrate binding protein, with translation MNRLRPTGFAVSALALASLPAVADVSRTADGFPNRPITLVVPYGAGGGSDQLARAWGAAAERAAGVPFVVVNKPGGGGMAAVPDFMSAPRDGYTVLESIDDAVTNFVSGKLREDPAADWAPICLTQITFSQLYVRADDERFPDFASLLAYTRAHPGAVTVANVGNLGSMERVNMAMLERALDFETRQIAFDNPAERYAAVLGGQVDVLFEQPGDVSAYLDAGQLKPVLTFLEDRPEAFADVPTATEAGLDAEPLLRFRGFWTHPAVAEERRDFLGTVCDEAFRSDAFQAFNAESYMHVIDSYRDADGARALINTSAETYREIYKTLGLID